The Streptococcus parasanguinis genomic sequence GGGAAAAATAGAAGAAATCATCAGCCATATCTGATATAATGAAGTAAAGTGATCACAAAGGAGCAGAGCATGAACTCTTTAAAATTCCAATCAGTTTTTGATATTATTGGACCTGTGATGATCGGCCCATCCAGTAGTCACACTGCAGGTGCTGTTCGAATTGGTAAAATTGTTTCTTCTATCTTTGGAGAGGAACCAAAAGAAGTTGAGTTCCAATTATTTAATTCCTTCGCCAAAACCTATCGTGGTCATGGAACAGATTTAGCCTTAGTAGCGGGCATCTTAGGAATGGACACAGATGATCCTAGAATCCCAGATAGTCTAAAAATTGCACATGAACGAGGCATTCGGATTGTTTGGTCTATTCAAAAAGAAAGCAATGCTCCTCACCCAAACACAACAACCATTACTGTTAAAAATGATCATAAAACGATTTCTGTCACTGGAATCTCAATTGGTGGTGGGAACATACAGGTTACTGAGTTAAATGGCTTTGCTATCTCGCTAAATATGAATACTCCAACCATTATCATTGTTCACCAGGACGTCCCTGGAATGATCGCTCATGTGACAGAAGCTCTTTCTCGCTATGATATTAACATTGCGCAAATGAATGTGACGCGGGAAAAAGCTGGAGAAAAAGCGATTATGATTATAGAAGTTGACTCAAGGAGTTGTGAAGCAGCGATCGAAGATATCCGTAAAATTCCTCATCTTCATAATGTCAACTTTTTCAAATAAGGAGTTCATATGTTTTATTCAATTGTAGACCTCGTAGAACAAGCAAGCACGCAATACCAAGGAAACGTCGCAGAGTTAATGATTGCAACTGAATTTGAACTAACTGGTCGTGAACGAGAAGAAGTCCTACGATTAATGACCCGTAATTTAGAAGTGATGATTGATTCTGTAAAGTTAGGGTTAAATGAAAACCACTCTCGTAGTGGGTTAACTGGTGGGGATGCCGCAAAATTAGATCGCTATATCAAATTAGGAAAAACGTTATCTGACTTGACCGTCCTAACTGCAGCGAAGAATGCTATTGCTGTCAACGAACACAATGCTAAGATGGGACTGGTCTGCGCAACACCCACTGCAGGATCTGCTGGCTGCCTTCCCGCAGTTCTCACTGCAGCAACTCAAAAATTAGGGTTAAACCGTCAGCAACAATTAGATTTTCTACTGACAGCTGGAGCTTTTGGTTTAGTGATCGCCAATAATGCTTCTATTTCAGGCGCAGAAGGTGGTTGTCAGGCAGAAGTCGGTTCTGCTTCAGCTATGAGTGCGGCTGCATTGACACTAGCTGCTGGAGGAACTCCTTATCAAGCGAGTCAAGCTGTCTGTTTTGTCATCAAAAACATGCTTGGGCTCATTTGTGATCCAGTAGCTGGACTCGTGGAAGTTCCATGTGTTAAACGGAACGCAATGGGAGCTAGCTATGCCTTCATTGCTGCTGATATGGCTTTAGCAGGCATTGAATCAAAAATTCCTGTCGATGAAGTGATTGACGCCATGTACCAAGTTGGTTCTAGTCTTCCGACTGCCTTTAGAGAAACAGCTGAAGGAGGATTGGCAGCAACACCAACCGGACGTAGATTACAAAAAGAGATATTTGGAGAATAGCATGCAAGCCTTATTTTTTGATTTAGATGGAACATTAGTTGACAGTTCCAAGGGAATTACAGAGAGCTTTCAACATACATTCGATACTTTGAAGGTTCCTCAACCCGATCTCAAAACTATCCGTAGTTTTATGGGACCACCTTTGATTTCTAGTTTTGAAGCTACCCTTCCTGAAACTTTAGTAGATCAAGCCGTAACTATCTACCGCCAGTATTATCATGAAAAAGGTCAATACAAATCAACTCTGTTTCCTCAGATAGTAGAAGCTTTGAAAGCATTACAAGACGAAAACATTCCTCTTTATGTAACTACTTCAAAACATGAACCAGTTGCTTTACAGATGTGTCAAGATTTAGGTATCGATAAATACTTTAAAGGAATTTATGGATCAAATTCAGATCGTATCCACAAAGCCGATGTCATTCGATACGCCTTGTCAATCAATGACCTTCCAAAAGAGGAGACAGTGATTATTGGAGACACAAAATTTGACCTCATTGGAGGTCAAGCAGTTGGCATAAAAACCATGGCCGTCACTTGGGGATTTGGAGATCTTGAAGATCTACTTCTCTACTCACCAGATTTTATTTGTCACTCTCCACTTGATATTCTTGAGACATTAAAAAAATAGGTTTACAAATTGTAAACCTATTTTTTAATAACCCCAAGCTGATAAACCTTGTGAGCTATATGCATTGTATGCAGCCTGGATTTGATCATCAACTGTTGCAGTTGAACCCCAACCT encodes the following:
- the sdaAB gene encoding L-serine ammonia-lyase, iron-sulfur-dependent subunit beta; this translates as MNSLKFQSVFDIIGPVMIGPSSSHTAGAVRIGKIVSSIFGEEPKEVEFQLFNSFAKTYRGHGTDLALVAGILGMDTDDPRIPDSLKIAHERGIRIVWSIQKESNAPHPNTTTITVKNDHKTISVTGISIGGGNIQVTELNGFAISLNMNTPTIIIVHQDVPGMIAHVTEALSRYDINIAQMNVTREKAGEKAIMIIEVDSRSCEAAIEDIRKIPHLHNVNFFK
- the sdaAA gene encoding L-serine ammonia-lyase, iron-sulfur-dependent, subunit alpha, encoding MFYSIVDLVEQASTQYQGNVAELMIATEFELTGREREEVLRLMTRNLEVMIDSVKLGLNENHSRSGLTGGDAAKLDRYIKLGKTLSDLTVLTAAKNAIAVNEHNAKMGLVCATPTAGSAGCLPAVLTAATQKLGLNRQQQLDFLLTAGAFGLVIANNASISGAEGGCQAEVGSASAMSAAALTLAAGGTPYQASQAVCFVIKNMLGLICDPVAGLVEVPCVKRNAMGASYAFIAADMALAGIESKIPVDEVIDAMYQVGSSLPTAFRETAEGGLAATPTGRRLQKEIFGE
- a CDS encoding HAD hydrolase-like protein, with amino-acid sequence MQALFFDLDGTLVDSSKGITESFQHTFDTLKVPQPDLKTIRSFMGPPLISSFEATLPETLVDQAVTIYRQYYHEKGQYKSTLFPQIVEALKALQDENIPLYVTTSKHEPVALQMCQDLGIDKYFKGIYGSNSDRIHKADVIRYALSINDLPKEETVIIGDTKFDLIGGQAVGIKTMAVTWGFGDLEDLLLYSPDFICHSPLDILETLKK